One genomic window of Sporosarcina ureae includes the following:
- the pheT gene encoding phenylalanine--tRNA ligase subunit beta, producing MLVSTNWLSNYVDWNELSIEELAEKITRSGIEVDGIIDRSFGMDHIVIGHVSSCVKHPEADKLHICQVDVGGEISQIICGASNIAEGQNVIVARPGAVLPGGMKIKKAKLRGEESNGMICSLQELGIEGKLVPKAYAEGIYVLPNDVRAGDSALTHLGLYDRILELDLTPNRSDALSMLGFAYEVGAILSKDIKLPEITYSESAEKAQDVLKISVEAAEDNPMYVAKVVKNVKVAESPQWLQNTLMSAGIRPHNNVVDITNYVLMEYGQPLHAFDYDRLETKEIVVRHAHEGEKIVTLDQVERTLNDQQLVITNGKEPVALAGVMGGANSEVYEGTTTVVIESAYFAPSSVRQTSKEVGLRSDASTRFEKGVDPNRVAEAAERAAQLMADLAGGEVLEGSVTFDELDKTSEKIILSPDYVNNRLGMKIAMDEMKTIMDRLQIPTELINGQLVMDIPTRRQDLKIKEDMIEEIARLYGYDEIPKTLPIVESTPGGLTPYQAKRRIVRRYLEAAGLSQALTYSLASPKDAQAFALETAPVTKLLMPMSEERSVLRQSIIPHLLDATTYNVARRNESIALYETGSVFLGLEEDGLPKEVEHVAAVLTGKWVHHAWQGETKKVDFFVMKGIVEGLFEQLGLLERLQFTKATVDQMHPGRTATVWLDDQSVGIIGQVHPTIQKQRDLQDTYVMEMNLQAIMQTATEELLYEAVPRYPSISRDIALVVDRDTSAANLEKIIQQAGGKLLKKIQLFDLYEGKNVEEGTKSVAFSLTYFDPERTLTDEDVVQAHSKVLDALTVQANAQLRS from the coding sequence ATGTTAGTATCAACAAATTGGTTAAGTAATTACGTAGATTGGAACGAACTGTCCATAGAAGAACTGGCAGAAAAAATCACTCGTTCTGGAATAGAAGTAGACGGCATCATCGATCGCTCTTTCGGTATGGATCATATTGTCATTGGACACGTGAGTAGTTGTGTAAAGCATCCTGAGGCGGATAAATTACATATTTGTCAAGTCGATGTAGGTGGAGAGATTTCACAAATTATTTGTGGAGCTTCAAATATCGCAGAAGGACAAAATGTTATTGTCGCACGACCAGGAGCTGTCTTGCCTGGTGGAATGAAAATCAAGAAAGCGAAACTTCGTGGTGAAGAGTCTAACGGTATGATCTGTTCACTACAAGAACTCGGTATAGAAGGAAAGTTGGTTCCTAAAGCGTACGCAGAAGGAATCTATGTGTTACCGAATGATGTCCGTGCTGGAGATAGCGCATTGACGCATCTTGGATTGTACGATCGTATTTTGGAATTGGATTTAACGCCAAATCGTTCTGATGCATTAAGTATGCTTGGCTTTGCGTACGAAGTAGGGGCGATTTTATCGAAAGATATTAAATTGCCAGAAATTACGTATTCAGAATCTGCTGAGAAAGCTCAAGACGTTTTGAAAATTTCTGTAGAAGCAGCAGAAGACAATCCCATGTATGTGGCAAAAGTAGTGAAGAACGTCAAAGTTGCAGAATCACCTCAGTGGTTGCAAAACACGTTGATGTCTGCGGGTATCCGACCGCATAATAACGTAGTGGATATCACGAACTACGTATTGATGGAATATGGTCAGCCTCTTCACGCATTTGACTATGATCGTCTTGAAACAAAAGAGATTGTCGTGCGTCATGCTCATGAAGGCGAAAAAATCGTAACACTTGACCAAGTAGAGCGCACATTGAATGATCAGCAACTAGTCATAACGAATGGCAAAGAACCAGTTGCACTTGCGGGTGTAATGGGCGGCGCTAATTCAGAAGTGTATGAAGGTACGACAACAGTTGTCATCGAGTCCGCGTATTTTGCACCAAGTTCTGTTCGTCAAACTTCTAAAGAAGTCGGCTTACGCAGTGATGCAAGCACACGCTTTGAAAAAGGTGTGGATCCGAATCGTGTAGCAGAAGCAGCAGAGCGAGCGGCACAATTGATGGCTGACCTTGCAGGTGGAGAAGTTCTTGAAGGATCTGTTACGTTCGACGAACTCGACAAAACATCCGAGAAAATTATTCTTTCACCGGACTATGTAAATAATCGTCTAGGTATGAAGATAGCTATGGATGAAATGAAAACGATTATGGATCGTTTACAAATCCCGACAGAATTAATCAATGGGCAACTCGTAATGGATATTCCGACACGACGTCAAGATTTGAAAATCAAAGAAGACATGATTGAAGAAATCGCGCGTCTCTATGGTTACGACGAAATTCCAAAAACATTACCCATCGTAGAAAGTACACCAGGCGGTTTGACTCCTTATCAGGCGAAGCGTCGTATTGTCCGCAGATACCTTGAAGCGGCAGGTCTATCGCAAGCTTTGACGTATTCATTGGCTTCACCGAAAGATGCGCAAGCTTTCGCGCTAGAGACAGCTCCTGTAACGAAATTGCTTATGCCGATGAGTGAAGAGCGCAGCGTTCTACGTCAAAGCATCATTCCACACCTTCTCGATGCGACAACGTATAACGTGGCTCGTCGAAATGAATCGATTGCACTTTATGAAACAGGATCTGTTTTCCTTGGTTTAGAAGAAGATGGTTTGCCGAAAGAAGTCGAACACGTTGCAGCCGTATTGACTGGCAAATGGGTTCATCATGCATGGCAAGGTGAAACGAAAAAAGTCGACTTCTTCGTCATGAAGGGAATTGTGGAGGGATTGTTTGAGCAGTTAGGTTTGCTAGAACGACTACAATTCACAAAAGCGACAGTAGATCAAATGCACCCAGGTCGTACAGCGACAGTATGGTTGGACGATCAGTCAGTGGGGATCATCGGTCAAGTACACCCAACCATTCAAAAACAGCGTGACTTACAGGACACATATGTCATGGAAATGAACTTGCAGGCTATTATGCAAACTGCAACGGAAGAGCTTTTGTATGAAGCTGTTCCGCGCTACCCTTCCATCTCTCGTGATATTGCCTTAGTAGTGGACCGAGACACATCTGCAGCAAACTTGGAGAAAATTATCCAGCAAGCAGGCGGCAAATTACTG
- the pheS gene encoding phenylalanine--tRNA ligase subunit alpha, whose amino-acid sequence MKEQLHELKEQVMLKIKESTTVKELNDVRVAYLGKKGPITDLLKGMGKLPAEERPKMGALVNEIRESVTGILEERKETLEQQAIQEQLENESIDVTLPGRPIELGNHHPITRVVEEIEDFFISMGYEIAEGPEVEKDYYNFEALNLPKGHPARDMQDSFYITEDILLRTHTSPVQARTMEAKDGAEIKIICPGKVCRRDSDDATHSHQFTQIEGLVVGENIRMSDLKGTLDLLAKKLFGAEREIRLRPSFFPFTEPSVEMDISCFKCGGTGCNVCKKTGWIEILGAGMVHPNVLEMAGYNPEEVTGFAFGMGAERIAMLKYGVEDIRQFYTNDIRFISQFYRSEA is encoded by the coding sequence ATGAAAGAACAGTTGCATGAACTGAAAGAACAGGTAATGCTGAAAATTAAAGAATCTACTACTGTCAAAGAATTGAACGATGTGCGCGTAGCGTACCTCGGAAAAAAAGGTCCGATTACCGATCTGTTAAAAGGAATGGGTAAACTACCTGCTGAAGAACGTCCCAAGATGGGGGCGCTCGTCAACGAAATCCGTGAAAGTGTAACGGGAATTCTTGAAGAACGAAAAGAAACACTTGAACAGCAAGCGATCCAAGAACAATTGGAAAATGAATCGATTGATGTGACATTGCCAGGCCGTCCAATAGAACTTGGCAATCATCATCCGATAACACGAGTAGTAGAGGAAATTGAAGACTTTTTCATTAGTATGGGCTACGAGATCGCAGAAGGTCCCGAAGTAGAAAAGGATTATTACAACTTTGAAGCGTTGAACTTGCCAAAAGGTCATCCGGCACGTGATATGCAAGATTCCTTCTATATTACAGAAGACATTTTATTGCGCACACACACTTCTCCTGTCCAAGCGCGTACGATGGAAGCGAAAGATGGGGCTGAAATCAAAATCATTTGTCCGGGTAAAGTATGCCGCCGAGATTCAGATGATGCGACGCACTCTCATCAATTCACACAGATTGAAGGACTTGTTGTGGGCGAAAACATCCGCATGAGTGACTTGAAAGGCACACTGGATTTATTGGCAAAGAAATTATTCGGTGCTGAGCGTGAAATCCGTTTGCGTCCAAGCTTCTTCCCATTCACTGAGCCTTCAGTTGAAATGGATATTTCTTGTTTTAAGTGTGGCGGAACAGGTTGTAACGTTTGTAAGAAAACAGGCTGGATCGAAATTTTAGGAGCGGGTATGGTTCATCCAAACGTTTTAGAAATGGCCGGCTATAACCCAGAAGAAGTTACAGGATTTGCATTCGGTATGGGAGCGGAAAGAATTGCGATGTTAAAATACGGAGTGGAAGATATTCGTCAATTCTATACAAATGACATTCGGTTTATATCACAATTTTACCGGTCAGAGGCATAA